From Candidatus Thermoplasmatota archaeon:
GTCTGAGTAACGCAACAGAAAAACCAAGCGAGTCAAGAAGTGCAGCAGTGAGAATCGCTTTGTCTTCACAATCTCCCTGTTTATCAAAAAGCATCTCAATTGGAAACCGAGGATATTCAACAGTTATATCATGTGGATCATCCTCAGCATATCGAAGATGTTGGACAAATGATGCAATATAATTAATGGTATCTATCTCCCCTATGGTTTTTTGAAGTGATTGTAATTGCTTGGTAACAAGTGAAATATAGGGATCATCATACGGATCAAAAACATAAACTGCATAATCCTCAAGAATAATACGATCTTTGGTGTGATAATACAAAGAGAGAAACGGTATGTTTGGTATGTGTATCTCAAAGTTTCCCTCGTAGTACCATGAATACGCAATATCCTGGACAAAATTCGAAGGAATTCTGTTGATCGTTGTATGGATGAGTTGCTGATCATCATTGGTGAAAAGAGCAAGATCAATTTGGAGATTCTGATAGGGAAGCACGTCAACAAAGACAAACCATGAACTCTGTGTTGTCTGCATCGGTTCTAAAACAGCTGGTAGAAGTAATGATGAAGTACTTTTCTCATGTATTGTAACAGTTCCTTTTGAAGGATATAACGGAAAATCACCAGGGTTAAAGAAAGTGATGTTGAAACCGACAAGCGCATAGGTGGTATCATGCTGCCACCAATAATCTTCAATGTGTGTTATCGTCACGTTTCGTTGGAAAAAACTCATTTCGTTTTTAAAAATGAGTGTATTTTTTTTATCAAAGACGTTAAGTGTGTATACTCCTGATTGTGGCGTCTGTCGGTACTCTGCAAGTGGTACCGAACGGTAATGTTCTCCTTGGTAAAAAGTCTCAGAAAAAATCTGTTTCCCAGTAGTGTTCATAAGTTGAAGAACAATGAAATCACTAGTATTGAAGAACAGCCCAAGACAACAAAAACCATCTTCATCGAACATTTGCGTTGAAAGCAACTGAAACTCAGTTGTTTGAAAAAACATACAACCAGAAAATATACTAAACAAAAAACAGAGTATGAATCCAACGATGAAAAAGTTTTTTTTCACGTACATACCGCTGTAAGTTTTTTTTCTATGACCGTTCCAAGACGTTTGATTCCTTCCTCAATTTTGTCGTTTGTCGGATAGGAAAAGTTGAGTCGCAATGATCGACCACCACCACCATCAACACAAAATGCTTTTCCATGGACGTAGGCAACTTTTTCTTTGATAGCATCAAGGAACATAAGTTCAGTATCGATACCTTCAGGAAGGGTAACCCAAGCAAACATACCACCTTTTGGCTTCACATAGTTACACCCCTCAGGAAAGTATTTTTTAATAGCTTTCATCATGATGTCTCGTTTTGGTTTGTACATCTCGCAGATTTTCATGATGTGAAGATCAAGAGAACCGCTCTTGATAAATTCACTTGCAATATATTGATTAAATGTACTCGTACAGAGATCTAATGCTTGTTTGCAGATCTCAAGTTTTCGTGTTATCTCTTCAGATGCAATGGTCCATGCAAGTCTGAATCCTGGTGCAAGGATTTTTGAAAACGTTGACATATAGATAACACGTCCTTCGTCATCGAATGCTTTGATTGGTTTAATGTGGGCAACATCATAGCTGAGTTTGCCATAAGGATCATCTTCAACAATGAGAAGATCATGCTCATTGGCAAGATCAAGGATCTTTTTCCGATGCTGTTCAGGCATAATGGTTCCATCAGGATTTTGAAACGTCGGAACCGTGTAAATAAACTTTGGTGTAATATCCTTTTTTAGAAGTTCTTTGATTTTTTCTTCCAAAAGATCAAGACGCATTCCATCCTTATCAATAGGAATCCCTAGGAGATTTGCCTCATACGATCGGAATGCGTTTATACCACCAAGATACGTTGGAAGACTGACCAATGCAACATCTCCAGGGTTAAGAAACATTTTTCCCACAGTATCTAAGCCTTGTTGGGAGCCACTCATGATAATAATATGTTCCTCAGTTACATCTTTCATGCCATCTTTCTGCGCACGTTCCGCGAGTTGCTGTCGGATCATTTTTTCTCCTTTCGTTGTTCCATATTGCAATGCTGCATGTCCATGATGTTTGAGAACAGAATGAATAATACTCTGGAGATCATCAATGGGAAATGATTTGGGATTTGGAAGACCCCCCGCAAAAGAAATAACCTCAGGATCTTGAGCAACTTTTAACAATTCTCGAATCTCTGATTTCCTCATCTTCCCTGCTCGATCAGAATACAACCGGTCAATATCCATAAAAAAAACCCCGAGTCTGACCCTGGTATACTCTGATATTTTATATGGATTTCGTTATGAAAAACTGTAAAAAAATTGATAAACTTTTAATGATATACAGGCTCATTGTTTTTCTTGTTTTGGTGAACAGAAAAGCGCTTTACAATGCTGTTCAAAAGCAGGCATAACCTCAACCGTATCCCAATCAAGATTAAATTTATGCATGAATAACGCTAACTGTTCATCAGCAGAAACTGTTTTTTTCCCTTCGACAAACATACAACTACTTTCAGTTGTATCAATAATTGTTTCTTCCATAGACTCACAATAGATAAGCTTACTAGATGTTTATATAATTTTTGCCTGTTGTTCTCAGTTCTCCGTATGGTTTATTTTTTCTTTTGATTTTTTCCTGTTTTGTCTTCTTTTTTTGTCTCTGGTTTATTTTCATTTGACGGTTGTTTCTCAGTTTGAGGCTGCAGTTGTTGTTGATCTGTTCTTTTTTTCATACCGACCAGAATGAGTATCCCAACGAGTACCGCAAGAACAAGAAGTAACAGCCCAAAGATAAGCAGTGCATTTGACGCTTCTGACGGCTGCTCAGTGTAGGTAGTTATCGTCTTGGTTTGAGGGTCGTAGTCAATATCCCAGATTCCATCGTTATCAATATCTAGTATATAATGACCATTTGAAAGTTTTTGAGGTGTTGTTTCAGAACTGGTTGCATTACTATAAAAACGATCGTAGATTCCATCACCATCAGTATCGATAAGGAAACCATAGGTTCCAACATACTGCGCATCGATGAGAACAACATATGTTGATGATCCTGACTCTGTTTGATTATCAAACGCTGTTGCGGTGATGACAAATCGTCCCGCAGTTGCCCATTGATGTATCTGGATTATCTCAGTTCCACTGGGGAAAAACGTTGTCGTTGTTGTTTCACCATCACCCCAAGAGACATGATATTGAAGAGCATCATTGTCTGCATCTGTTGCCACAAAAGTATATTCTAACTGTTTATTTTTTTCTCCATATGCTGGTCCAGTTATTGTTGGTTGTGTCGGAGGATTGTTTCCTGTAAGTATCGTTACAAGAGCAGTATCAGTTGCAGTTGAATTTTCATCATCAGTGACACGCACGGTTACTAGGTATGTTCCTGGTTGCGTGTACGTATAGGTTGGTTTTGGTCCGATATTACTATGCCATGTATCATCAGCGAAGAATTTCCAGTCATATCGAGTAATAATATTGGTTGTGTCGTTATCATAACTGCCAGTCGCATTGAACGTTATCTGTTCATCAACAAAACCGGTATATGGTCCGCCAGCATCAGCAACAGGTGGTTTATTGATACTTCCGCCGCCTCCAGAGCCTCCGCCAGAACCGCCACCGCCACCACCGTTTCCACCACCTCCGCTTCCTGGATTTGAGGCGGTTGGCACACCACTTACCGGTGCGCAGAGAGGACCAAGATTCCCACTGGTGTCAACTGCTCTGATTCGATACGCATAGGATTGCTCATTGGTTAACCCAGTATCTTGGTACGACGTTGTCGTACGATTCAATAGGAAGACGCCATCTCTATAGATTTGGTAATGGCTTACTGCAACGTTATCAGTTGCAGGATTCCATGCAATGTTTAACTTTCCATCATGAGCATCGGTTACGGTGAGTCCAGTGATATTTGATGGCGGCTCATTATCACCAGGGGGTACAGTAGTAAAACTCCAAATCGGACTGGTGACGGTAGCACCATGATTATCAGTTGCGACGATTTTCCAGAAATACTGAGTCCCTACCAAGAGGGTGGGGAGATCATAGGTAAGCTGAAGTGTTGTTGCGGGTCTTGTGATGGTATCGTACAACGGGGGATTTGATGCTACCCCGAAATAGATACTATAGGTAACCGTATCACCAACATCTGGATCACCACCGGTCCAGCTCAAATCTGTGTTGATACTTTGACCGGTTGCACCATCCACGGGAGTAATATTTCCTGGAGTATATGGGGGATTATTTGGTGCAGATATCGTGGTGAAATCCCACACGGAACCAACATTAGAATACCCATGGTTATCCCATGCGATAATCTTCCAATAATATGAGGTACTATAGGCCAGAGCGCCGGGGTTGCAGGTGGTTCCTGATTGATTCGCTGAGACCTTGGTTGTCGGAGGGTTGCTCGTTCCAAAGTAGACATCGTAAGTCACAGGATCGCCATCGGGATCACCACCAGTCCAACCTAATATGGTGCCAGTAACTGGAACATTGAGTGCATGATTCACCGGTGTTGGAGTTTGTGGTTGGTACGGTGGATTGTTTCCACTGCCTCCGTTCATCGTGGTGAAACTCCACGTTGATGACGTATTCTGAAGTAGGGAATCGCTGGCAACTGCATACCAACTGTAGGGGGTATTTGGTGCACGTCCTGGCCAGACGATCGATACGGTACTCCCACTTACCACATAGGTTGCTAATCCGATGAGCTCATTGGTAGCAGCATTGTAAAAGTAAACATCAAGTAGATCGCCGTCAGGATCTGAGACTGTTACACTCAAGGTCGGATTTAAACCCACTCCAGTTGCACCGTTACTTGGCGAAGGATTCGTTGGTTGGTACGGGGCACGGTTCGTAGAGGTACTCAGATACAGATCAATTTGATATGGTGTAAGTACTGGTGGTTGATCAGGAATGGTAAACGAAGGATTCACTACGGGTGTGTAATAGTTGTACCCAAGTCTCACGTTAAAATAAATGGTTTCCCCGTAGGTTGCGAATGTTCGCGGAAAACTTTTTTTATAAATACCACCTGGTTGAGTAATGCTGCGAACGTAGTATTGTCCATAACTATTTGAAATAATGACATCGCCGTTTTGTGTGACCGGGACACCGTTGAGGTAGATGTAGCCAATGACAGTGTAATCAGGTGGTGGTGGTAATGCTGAGGTTATTTGCATAGGTACGATTAAAACCATCAGTACTATGACATATACTTGAATCGGTACAGTTTTTTTGTTCTTCATGGTTGTCTTCCCCATTTTTTTATTGGTTTATACTCTCTTTGTAGTATTTAAATGTATGCAAGCAGCGGTTTTATAGAGGCGGCAGGGAGGTAATCTCGACATAGTAGTCTTCAACCTCGCCATCAAACGCGTAGCCGGTGTAACTTAAACCGCCATTTGAGTTGATTCTAAACCGGGCGTACGTCCATCCTGAGATTGCATCTGGTGGAACTGAGAAATCTAACGTTCGTACACCACCTCGGAACAGTGGTTGGTTAAGGAATATCTGTTCATTGGGATCATCCCAGTCTCCATCCTGGTTGAAGTCAACCCATGCATTGAGGTATCCATCCTGAGGAGACCA
This genomic window contains:
- a CDS encoding PLP-dependent aminotransferase family protein; amino-acid sequence: MDIDRLYSDRAGKMRKSEIRELLKVAQDPEVISFAGGLPNPKSFPIDDLQSIIHSVLKHHGHAALQYGTTKGEKMIRQQLAERAQKDGMKDVTEEHIIIMSGSQQGLDTVGKMFLNPGDVALVSLPTYLGGINAFRSYEANLLGIPIDKDGMRLDLLEEKIKELLKKDITPKFIYTVPTFQNPDGTIMPEQHRKKILDLANEHDLLIVEDDPYGKLSYDVAHIKPIKAFDDEGRVIYMSTFSKILAPGFRLAWTIASEEITRKLEICKQALDLCTSTFNQYIASEFIKSGSLDLHIMKICEMYKPKRDIMMKAIKKYFPEGCNYVKPKGGMFAWVTLPEGIDTELMFLDAIKEKVAYVHGKAFCVDGGGGRSLRLNFSYPTNDKIEEGIKRLGTVIEKKLTAVCT
- a CDS encoding PKD domain-containing protein, with translation MKNKKTVPIQVYVIVLMVLIVPMQITSALPPPPDYTVIGYIYLNGVPVTQNGDVIISNSYGQYYVRSITQPGGIYKKSFPRTFATYGETIYFNVRLGYNYYTPVVNPSFTIPDQPPVLTPYQIDLYLSTSTNRAPYQPTNPSPSNGATGVGLNPTLSVTVSDPDGDLLDVYFYNAATNELIGLATYVVSGSTVSIVWPGRAPNTPYSWYAVASDSLLQNTSSTWSFTTMNGGSGNNPPYQPQTPTPVNHALNVPVTGTILGWTGGDPDGDPVTYDVYFGTSNPPTTKVSANQSGTTCNPGALAYSTSYYWKIIAWDNHGYSNVGSVWDFTTISAPNNPPYTPGNITPVDGATGQSINTDLSWTGGDPDVGDTVTYSIYFGVASNPPLYDTITRPATTLQLTYDLPTLLVGTQYFWKIVATDNHGATVTSPIWSFTTVPPGDNEPPSNITGLTVTDAHDGKLNIAWNPATDNVAVSHYQIYRDGVFLLNRTTTSYQDTGLTNEQSYAYRIRAVDTSGNLGPLCAPVSGVPTASNPGSGGGGNGGGGGGSGGGSGGGGSINKPPVADAGGPYTGFVDEQITFNATGSYDNDTTNIITRYDWKFFADDTWHSNIGPKPTYTYTQPGTYLVTVRVTDDENSTATDTALVTILTGNNPPTQPTITGPAYGEKNKQLEYTFVATDADNDALQYHVSWGDGETTTTTFFPSGTEIIQIHQWATAGRFVITATAFDNQTESGSSTYVVLIDAQYVGTYGFLIDTDGDGIYDRFYSNATSSETTPQKLSNGHYILDIDNDGIWDIDYDPQTKTITTYTEQPSEASNALLIFGLLLLVLAVLVGILILVGMKKRTDQQQLQPQTEKQPSNENKPETKKEDKTGKNQKKK